The nucleotide window CAAATTACCCTCAATTACATTTTGCTAGAACAATTAACACTATATACAACAAAAAAGATAGTCTTGAGAACTTAGAACTTCAAGAATTAAAAAACATTAAATCAAACCTTGAAGAAATTTATGAATTAAGATACAAATGGATAGATACTATTGATAAAATCATTGCTGCATATGATACTAATAACATACAAAATAATACTCAAAATTTAATAACTCACATAAATTTTAACTATGAGACAATATTAATAAATGAAATTCCTAAAATTGAGGTACTAGCTAAAGATATTGCAAAGATTTTAAATTAAGATTTTAAAAATAAATAAAGAATTAGAGGGGCACTTATTGTGCCTCCTTTTTTATATAAATACCACAAATAAAAGACATAAGGCCAACCAACACACCAATTGATACTACAAAACTAATATTACAAACTAATCTTATAATAAAAAATAATATTTTTTCTTTAATAAAATTGGTTTTTAAATTATATGCTATACATTTTTATATAGGAATCATTCTTAATTGATGATCGTATTAATATAATACAAGGGAGGAGAATCTCTGATGAGATCCAACATTTTAAATAATATTTTCATTACATTTGCTTTAACAGTAGTTATGTTCACAAGCTGTGACTTAAAGAAGATGGGAAAGCCAAACACTCTTAGAAAACCACAAATAGCTCAAGGCGATGATGCAAAAAGCCTAACTCTAAGTACACAATTGCCTAATATCAATATTACATTGATAAAAAAATTAAAAAATGAACAACCAATGGAAATAAAACATAATAAACAAACAGCAAAAGATGAAGCAATAAAAGCAATAGAAGTAAAAGATGAAAATAAAACACAAGAAGAAGCAAAAAATAAAAAACAAGAAATAAAAGATGAAAATATAACACCAGAAGAAACACAAGATGAACAAACAGCACTTGAAAAAGAAGACATGCTACCTACACAAAATGAAAGCTCAACTCAAACACAACAAGCTCAAGAACAAAGACAATCACAAGAAAGTTCAAAAGAAGAAAATACAGTAGAATCAGAAGAAAACAGAGAAAAAAAAGAACTAATAGAGCAGATAATACAAAAAACCCAAGAAGGGATAAATTCAATAAAAGACTATAAAAATAATACTGAAAACGTTAACCAATATGGAATGCAATCCGGAGTATTTAAATACTTAACCAATACTCAAAATAATAAAAACTTACAATCTCCTGAAAATAAAGAGATAAGAGAAATATTTTATTCATCATTAGAATGGAAAGAAGACAAACTTAAAACAATTGGTGAAATCCTTAATAAACTAGCAATACACGGCAACAATCTCAATTTGACAAAAACAATCGTATTAACAGGAATAAATTACCCTTACTCAGACTTTAAGTGGATAATTAATCTAATACAAGACAAAAAAGATAATCTTAAGAATTTAAAACTTCAAGAATTAAAAGATATCAAACAAAATCTTTATGAAGTTTATGAATTAAGAAACAAATGGATAACTACTATTACTAACATTATTCATGCGTATGATCATAATACTAATAACATAAAAAACAGCAATCAAGAATTGATCAAGTATACAAAATCTAAGTATGATACAGAATTGAAAAATGAAATTCCTAAACTTGAAAGCTTAGCTAAAAACATTGCAGATACTTTAAAAGTAAACTATTAGTTAAAAATATTGACAAAGCTTTAAACTAAGCCTTTACAAATAAATAAGAAATTAGAGAGGCACTTATTGTGCCTCCTTTTTTATTAATTTTTAATTACTTATTATTCTCTTAATCAAATTCTTAAGCCTATCTAAAGCTTGGTCAAACTGTTTAAGCAACGGATTAATCCCTTTACTCTCATGATAGATATTTTGCAAATGCAACAATATTGTTGGTATATCATTTGTACTAGCCGCGTCTTCTATATGCTTTTTAATATTAAGTAATATGCTTGCCCGAGCATTAATCAATGTACGTAATTGCAATGTAATATTTTTTATTTCATCTTCAGTTGACAATTCTTTAAGTTTTCCCAAAACATCATTACTTAAATACATCTGACCATCTCCTCTAGAAACAATTGCAACCTTACTCAAAACGCGCAGTACATCGCCCATAACTATTTTATAATTGAATTTATCATAATCCCAATTAAAAACTTTACCCTCTTCTATAATTAAACCTAATGAATCTAATATATTCTCCAAATGCTTAATACGATTAGCATCATACTCTAAACTCTCGTAAACATCATAATGTGTATTTGGATCGACCAAATATCCTAAAAATTCATTGAAAGGAATCTTGAATGAATGACCACTTTGCTCAAAGTTGACTCTTAAATTTTTAAGTGAATCACTAAATTGCCTCACTTCTGCCACCAATATCTCATAAGGTGCACATACCGAATTAATATTATCTTTATCTGACTGATTAATACTATCTATATTCACCCGGTCAACAGGTAAGTCTGTTCTACCCTCTAACAAGCTTGGGTTCTCAAATATTTCTTTGCCACCGTTTAATTTGGGAGTTATTAAGCCATCAGGTATTATATGGTCTCTATTTTCACTTAATTTACCAACCAATTTTTTATCCAAACCACAAGACACGATCAAAGTCAATATACAAAATGATATGCTAAATTTTTTCATAAAAATATCTCCTTTTCAAGCTTTTACACTATACAAATAATAATTAATCTTATATAATACAAATTACATTATAATAATAAATACATTATATATAATTTAAAGTTATCACAATTTTGTTTCGTCCATTCATAACAAACAATGTTTAAATATCAGCTTGATTCCTCAAGCTGATAGGTGGCTTAACCTTTTGTTTATATTGATTATATCTTTTAAAAAATTAACTACAAACACACCCTTACTAACTAATGATACAATTATAAACAC belongs to Borrelia coriaceae and includes:
- a CDS encoding complement regulator-acquiring protein encodes the protein MRSNILNNIFITFALTVVMFTSCDLKKMGKPNTLRKPQIAQGDDAKSLTLSTQLPNINITLIKKLKNEQPMEIKHNKQTAKDEAIKAIEVKDENKTQEEAKNKKQEIKDENITPEETQDEQTALEKEDMLPTQNESSTQTQQAQEQRQSQESSKEENTVESEENREKKELIEQIIQKTQEGINSIKDYKNNTENVNQYGMQSGVFKYLTNTQNNKNLQSPENKEIREIFYSSLEWKEDKLKTIGEILNKLAIHGNNLNLTKTIVLTGINYPYSDFKWIINLIQDKKDNLKNLKLQELKDIKQNLYEVYELRNKWITTITNIIHAYDHNTNNIKNSNQELIKYTKSKYDTELKNEIPKLESLAKNIADTLKVNY